TTCTCATATAGTCAATTTATTCGATAATCATTATactcttttaaataatttaagttAAGACAAATCGTCTTTTTCTGTTTAGTTCGGATCTAGCCTCAGTTTTAGACAGTGGTTTTAGAACATGTTAGCTATGGTACATGAACATTACCATCGGAGGTCTACTCGTTGttaacacaaattataaaatataagaagacAAAATAGAATCAAACTcattctattattttttattctaaacgacattttaataatattaccaaataaaaccaaaagaaatcGAATGCGGACATCTTATAGTGCACTTTTTCATCAACCCACTTTAGGGTTTAATTATATCGTTTTctattgatttatttattatgaaactaAAGCCACACTCGAAACAAGCACTTATCCAGCTGTGAACTTTATCATAAGATTCATAACCAACCGCTGAGTTTAATCGGTTAACTAATTAATTGCGGAGCAAACCGTACGAATTTCACCATTAGCACCCGTAAGGACACCAATATTACTCATCCTGACCATAGCCCTAGCAAACTCAGTGTTGAAGGTGCTGCTTGGACTCATCAACTGTTGCACAATAGGTCTAGTCGCTGGATCGGACCAGAGGACTTGATCGGATTGGAGGACTGCACGGCCACGGCTTAGGTTGTTGTAGTATGAGGTGTCGAAAGTGGTTGCACTTCCGGTGTCGAGATCAACACGTACTGATGCATCGCCGTTTTGGGGACATTGTGTCTGAAGCTGCGCCAAAAATGTTGGGTCAATGGCTGGATCTGCTGGGCCTGTAGTGCTGTTGTATAGCCTGTTCCTGAATGCACCGCAACCTGCTTGTCCGATCGTGTGTCCTCCTGTTAATAACATTAATACGTAACTGATTTAGTACATGCTGTTCATAAATTCACAaacatgattacaaaaaaaaaaatctcaaatgaATTCTCCTATATTATCCAAATAAtgtttcattttctatttttctgaGAAAATTGTATATACAACAATTGGAAATTTATTTCCTACTATTCTATTAAAAAGTAGTTTGAATTATTCAACGAAAacatgaaagatttttttttctaatacatAGTTTTCTAACGTTaaattactgattttttttgggtaaaaggTTAAATTACCGAATTGATAGTAATTGTTATATAGGTAATGGATTGTGTAAAATGTAAACTACTAACCGACGAGGACGACGAGTTCGCGTGTACTGAGATTCACGGCGCCGAATTTCTGCTGTTGAACGGCGACGGAGTCACCGGCACCAGGGAGATTGTTAGCGTTCGAAGCCAAAGAAACTCGACCATCTCTACGTCCGGTTGGTACTTGCCAACTAATTCCTCTTGTCTACATGCAAATTAACCCATGCACGTATAAACGTTACTTGCAcgttacaaataaaaattataaatgcatGCGATGGTACTAAAAGTAATTAAAGGCTTACGAGGACGACAGAGTCGCGAGCGGCTAAAGCTAAAATATCAGCACAAGAGACGACTCCAGGGCACGCAGCTTCGAGCTGTGTTTTGGCGTTGTCAATGACTTCAAATCCACGGAGGTTGAGGTTCGAACGGGATGTTCGCTCGGTGTTAGCTCCCGAGATAAGGATCGAACCGTCGCAGCCTAGGACGAAGCAGTCGTGGAAATGCATTCTTAGTATCCCGGGTGCGATTCTCGGGTTAGAGTTGAATCCAGCTGTCACGGCGTTTCGGACAATGGTTTCCGCGGTAGGACATGTGGTCGAGTAAAACCCTACCCGCGTGCCAGAACCAGGACCCGGCCTTGCGGTGGCTTGTCCGTGGACCGAGATGGCTAGATAGCTAAGGAAGGTAATGAATAAGCATACGGATCTAACCAAACCCAtcttgtatattttatttttagggttttagaagatctaagtgtgtgttttttttttgttgtagtgAGTTGAGTGGTTCGTATTAGAATACTATTTATAGAGGGTATTGATAAGTCAGACAATGACGTGTGAGTCAACTAAGCCGGCTATGGCGTTTGTATGGATTAAATGAAACGACGTGGTTTTGAGACATTCAGTCTCCGAAAGCGCGTGTTGTATTGGTCAGTGCAATGTGACCTGGTCGGCTTTAAATGCATTCGGTTCTGGATTTGTTCTTCTGATCGTTAACTTGATCGATTGAATACGTACTGATAGAAATACTGTTTACGTTaggagattttttttgtaacatcgAGTaagagttttgttttgttaaggTCTACttcattttagaaaataaatatgaaactaGAGATGAGAGCAATTGTTTGAATATAAGTATATACATCCATTTCTAGAAGGTAGGTTTAAGTTTGAAGATTGGAGGGCCTTATTTCTTAGCAAAGTGGACTGGTCTGCCAAGTGGAGTCCAATACAAAAATATCCAAAGGGTTAtagtttttcattttcaaagaaaaattaaataacg
This DNA window, taken from Raphanus sativus cultivar WK10039 unplaced genomic scaffold, ASM80110v3 Scaffold0544, whole genome shotgun sequence, encodes the following:
- the LOC130502406 gene encoding peroxidase 71-like — its product is MGLVRSVCLFITFLSYLAISVHGQATARPGPGSGTRVGFYSTTCPTAETIVRNAVTAGFNSNPRIAPGILRMHFHDCFVLGCDGSILISGANTERTSRSNLNLRGFEVIDNAKTQLEAACPGVVSCADILALAARDSVVLTRGISWQVPTGRRDGRVSLASNANNLPGAGDSVAVQQQKFGAVNLSTRELVVLVGGHTIGQAGCGAFRNRLYNSTTGPADPAIDPTFLAQLQTQCPQNGDASVRVDLDTGSATTFDTSYYNNLSRGRAVLQSDQVLWSDPATRPIVQQLMSPSSTFNTEFARAMVRMSNIGVLTGANGEIRTVCSAIN